The Prosthecochloris marina genome window below encodes:
- a CDS encoding sigma-54 interaction domain-containing protein, with translation MTATIVIIDRAVHKNHRRPDFDADDLNVFFAESPSDAEKLVTTEKPDLVLAIQNEGTTSFSPVAERILKHRPSIKIMLFANSDELAKTLLTLLDLPSNYRKMLLSGTPSPHATLQETSQPSEQFTSNYLAGNSPEIEKIKGIISKIAPTTSTILLQGETGTGKEIIARSIHDHSNRKKRVFMPVECAAINESVIESELFGHTKGSFTGADRNTLGLIRSSDGGTLFLDEIGELPLALQTKLLRTLQEKTVKPVGSSKIYPVDIRIIAATNRNLAEAVTKGTFRQDLYYRLNTVTIYAPPLRERLSDIPLLCGHFLKKMASEGYPEKTISSRALSALCRYEWPGNVRELENVIRNAVALSSENSIALEDLSISLPENTCDRQHPIIPPSSMAFHEKEAICKALDQTTGNRRAAARLLGISEATLYRRIKLYSI, from the coding sequence ATGACTGCAACAATTGTAATCATCGACCGTGCTGTGCACAAAAACCATCGAAGACCGGACTTCGACGCAGACGACCTGAACGTTTTTTTTGCCGAAAGTCCATCTGATGCAGAAAAGCTTGTAACGACCGAAAAACCGGACCTTGTTCTTGCGATCCAAAACGAAGGAACAACCAGCTTCAGCCCTGTTGCCGAAAGGATACTTAAGCACAGACCTTCGATAAAAATCATGCTTTTTGCCAACAGCGATGAGCTTGCCAAAACCCTGCTTACCCTCTTGGACCTACCTTCGAATTATCGGAAAATGCTTCTTAGCGGAACACCCTCGCCTCATGCAACATTACAGGAAACAAGCCAACCATCGGAACAGTTTACCAGCAACTATCTGGCCGGCAACAGTCCCGAGATAGAAAAAATCAAAGGCATCATCAGTAAAATCGCACCGACAACCTCCACAATTCTCCTGCAGGGAGAAACCGGGACAGGCAAAGAGATAATCGCCCGCTCAATCCACGATCACAGCAATAGAAAAAAGAGGGTGTTCATGCCGGTTGAATGTGCGGCAATAAACGAAAGCGTTATAGAAAGTGAGCTATTCGGACATACAAAAGGTTCGTTTACCGGTGCGGACCGCAATACCCTGGGTCTCATCCGATCATCGGATGGCGGAACGCTCTTTCTTGACGAAATAGGGGAGCTCCCCCTTGCCCTGCAGACAAAACTGCTTCGTACCCTGCAGGAAAAAACCGTTAAACCTGTCGGCTCATCGAAGATTTATCCCGTAGACATCAGAATCATAGCCGCGACAAACCGAAACCTTGCAGAAGCCGTCACCAAAGGTACGTTCCGTCAAGACCTCTACTACCGCCTCAATACCGTTACCATCTACGCTCCTCCCCTGAGGGAAAGACTCTCCGACATTCCTTTACTCTGCGGACATTTTCTTAAAAAAATGGCCAGCGAAGGATACCCGGAAAAAACCATCTCCAGCAGAGCACTTTCAGCCCTGTGCCGTTATGAATGGCCGGGCAATGTCAGGGAACTCGAAAACGTCATCAGAAATGCCGTAGCACTTTCTTCGGAAAACTCCATCGCACTGGAGGACCTCTCGATCAGCTTGCCCGAAAACACCTGTGACCGGCAGCACCCCATCATACCGCCATCCAGTATGGCTTTTCACGAGAAAGAGGCAATTTGCAAAGCGCTCGATCAAACGACCGGCAACAGACGGGCTGCAGCGAGGCTTCTCGGCATCAGCGAGGCAACCCTTTATCGTCGCATAAAGCTTTACAGCATCTGA
- a CDS encoding WecB/TagA/CpsF family glycosyltransferase, with amino-acid sequence MEPKTECPGTKPPKTERTAKAVIFGKKEKVADLFQLLESRYNKVTLTETEYELEQLAPERHAIGLAIMTDSFPVKLSAGLLHRVRRKLAPQNMICLSADIDHEKEKNLRSAGLIFLGSYRSFFAYAERIITQTQTDRNQKPMDQRKDSAMSLEKRLSGRFSTLRSRLKRTVFGLSAMVAEAVVRLIEISVGLVVTFLLFLPMLIVLAVRKLFTGTPVFSRHKVFGVAAKPITIQRFNTTATIFSGFPLFLELFTGRLALVGTAIREEKDGPGNAEDAYIKMIKPGIVSLWDIRRSTKIAHEGKAAIEWEYIFRKRPFYDLLLFLRAFPALLYQEQNRAPSPVFHLLGLDIDNITMEEAVSIMRKHLEQKKQCSIFFVNPDCLNKMVDDPDYFSTLQKGDYIFPDGIGLSIAGKLLQTPLRENINGTDMLPYLCTMASEDEKSLFLLGSKPGVAKTAAEKIKEAFDVTIAGTANGYFDHDTQSDTIIETINNSGASILLVAFGAPRQEKWIARYRGHLKPEILIGVGGLFDFYSGNINRAPEWMREIGLEWVYRIMQEPGRMWRRYIIGNPVFLYRVMKWKLFTRSMNP; translated from the coding sequence ATGGAACCCAAAACAGAATGTCCCGGGACAAAGCCACCAAAAACCGAAAGGACAGCAAAGGCAGTCATATTCGGAAAAAAAGAGAAGGTCGCCGATCTCTTTCAGCTGCTCGAAAGCCGATACAACAAGGTGACCCTTACCGAAACCGAATACGAGCTCGAGCAGCTGGCACCTGAACGGCACGCCATCGGGCTTGCCATCATGACCGACAGTTTTCCGGTAAAACTCAGTGCAGGACTGCTTCACCGCGTCAGGCGGAAACTCGCCCCGCAAAACATGATCTGCCTGTCGGCCGACATCGATCACGAAAAGGAAAAAAACCTCCGCTCAGCAGGCCTCATATTTCTCGGAAGCTACAGAAGCTTTTTTGCATATGCAGAAAGGATCATCACTCAAACCCAGACAGACCGAAACCAGAAACCGATGGATCAGAGAAAAGATTCAGCCATGTCTCTCGAAAAACGTTTATCGGGACGTTTTTCCACGCTGAGAAGCCGACTCAAGCGAACCGTTTTCGGGTTGAGCGCAATGGTGGCAGAAGCAGTGGTACGGCTCATTGAAATCTCTGTTGGTCTTGTTGTCACTTTCCTGCTTTTTTTGCCCATGCTTATCGTGCTTGCTGTACGAAAGCTCTTTACCGGCACCCCTGTCTTTTCCAGGCACAAAGTTTTCGGTGTAGCTGCCAAGCCCATAACAATTCAACGCTTCAATACGACAGCAACCATCTTTTCAGGGTTTCCCCTTTTTCTGGAACTGTTTACAGGACGCCTCGCACTTGTCGGTACGGCAATCAGAGAAGAAAAGGATGGCCCGGGAAACGCTGAAGACGCATATATCAAAATGATCAAACCCGGCATCGTCTCTCTCTGGGATATCCGCAGATCAACCAAGATCGCACATGAAGGAAAGGCGGCGATAGAGTGGGAATATATCTTCAGGAAACGTCCGTTTTATGATCTTTTACTCTTTCTGCGCGCGTTTCCCGCACTGCTTTATCAAGAACAAAACCGTGCACCTTCACCTGTATTTCATCTGCTTGGACTCGACATCGACAATATCACGATGGAAGAGGCTGTCTCGATCATGAGAAAACACCTCGAACAGAAAAAACAATGCAGCATTTTCTTCGTCAATCCCGATTGCTTGAACAAAATGGTTGACGATCCCGACTATTTTTCGACTCTTCAAAAAGGAGACTACATCTTCCCGGACGGCATAGGTCTCAGTATCGCCGGAAAACTCCTGCAGACACCTTTAAGGGAAAACATCAATGGAACAGACATGCTCCCCTATCTCTGTACAATGGCTTCAGAAGATGAAAAATCGCTGTTCCTGCTCGGCAGCAAACCAGGAGTAGCCAAGACGGCAGCCGAAAAAATCAAAGAAGCATTCGATGTCACTATCGCCGGCACAGCGAATGGATACTTCGACCACGATACACAGAGCGATACAATCATCGAAACAATAAACAATTCGGGAGCATCGATATTGCTGGTGGCCTTCGGAGCACCGCGGCAGGAAAAATGGATAGCTCGGTACCGCGGCCATCTCAAACCGGAAATCCTTATTGGAGTGGGCGGTTTGTTCGACTTTTACTCCGGCAACATCAACCGCGCACCCGAGTGGATGCGTGAAATAGGTTTGGAATGGGTATACCGAATCATGCAGGAACCCGGCAGAATGTGGCGTAGATACATCATCGGCAATCCTGTTTTTCTCTACCGCGTCATGAAATGGAAACTCTTTACCAGAAGCATGAATCCCTGA
- a CDS encoding sugar transferase: MELDPTVRKELIQKISGTLNPGLKYKRTLKVAAWEFTIRLSYLLKRGLDLVVSITALILLFPLLLLTALTIWIENPGPIFYVQTRVGQNGKHFRFYKFRSMVVNADAIKESLSKQNESTAGVIFKMKKDPRITRTGRIIRKLSIDELPQLVNVLKGDMSLVGPRPPLPNEVAEYTLEQRKRLHIIPGITCLWQVSGRSDIPFTDQVRLDLQYIQSAGIGNDLILLLKTIPAVIIGKGAY, translated from the coding sequence ATGGAACTCGACCCTACGGTACGCAAGGAACTGATCCAGAAAATCAGTGGAACACTCAACCCCGGCCTGAAATACAAAAGGACGCTGAAAGTCGCCGCCTGGGAATTCACGATCAGGCTTTCCTATCTGTTGAAAAGAGGACTGGATCTTGTGGTTTCCATAACTGCTCTCATTCTGCTGTTTCCACTGCTCCTCCTGACAGCTCTGACCATCTGGATCGAAAATCCCGGTCCGATATTCTATGTGCAAACGCGTGTCGGACAAAACGGAAAACACTTCAGGTTCTACAAGTTCCGTTCAATGGTGGTCAATGCCGATGCGATCAAAGAAAGTTTATCGAAACAAAATGAGTCTACTGCCGGAGTGATTTTCAAAATGAAAAAGGATCCCAGAATCACCAGAACAGGCAGAATCATCCGGAAGCTGAGTATCGATGAACTCCCCCAATTAGTCAATGTTCTCAAAGGAGATATGAGCCTGGTAGGTCCCCGTCCACCGCTGCCTAACGAAGTTGCTGAATATACTCTTGAACAGCGCAAGCGCCTGCATATCATCCCCGGCATAACCTGCTTGTGGCAGGTCAGTGGCAGAAGCGACATTCCTTTTACCGATCAGGTAAGGCTTGATTTGCAGTATATCCAGAGTGCCGGTATCGGCAATGATCTCATCCTTCTTTTAAAAACCATCCCTGCCGTCATTATCGGAAAAGGGGCATACTAA
- a CDS encoding STAS domain-containing protein translates to MSLHLDTSTGKTIGVARIEGRLDATNSGSLLQKFPKWLQQTNHFVFDCSALSFIDSSGLGAIVGCLRKALEKNGDLRLACLDPRVSMVFELTKAKQLFSIYADSHEAIDSFSAGNQQ, encoded by the coding sequence ATGAGCCTGCATCTTGATACATCAACTGGCAAAACCATAGGTGTCGCCCGGATAGAGGGACGCCTCGATGCAACGAACAGCGGCTCCCTGCTGCAAAAATTTCCTAAATGGCTCCAACAAACCAATCACTTTGTTTTTGACTGCTCCGCACTCAGCTTCATCGACAGCAGCGGACTCGGTGCCATTGTCGGATGCCTGCGCAAAGCTCTCGAAAAAAACGGAGATCTCAGGCTTGCATGCCTTGACCCCAGAGTATCGATGGTTTTCGAACTGACGAAAGCAAAGCAGCTTTTTTCCATCTATGCCGACAGCCATGAGGCGATCGACTCTTTCAGCGCTGGAAACCAGCAATAA
- a CDS encoding NDP-sugar synthase, translating into MKTLLTIRENSYAWVTSTLQWRKPLLLPICNKPFVEFLIDFAVLAGSRDIRLLSDGSLQEVEQYCENGSRWGVQMSYAHIKESDDLQTIFEKNRRFCNDSRIMVIDGFVFIGYDKKNDYSALFNAMPDGTVVSCAAGSMRLITVSESNTANNDEAPVSLNPIDSVESYYDLSMHILRHESSHYVLPGYGSETDSYIGRNVTISKSAEIIKPVSIGNNVQILAGSVIGPGTVIGSNVIIDRKSRATESIVLDNTYIGEELDVEHKIAIRNTLISPPGAVSIAMEDPHLLTGIKDTARGIGNFFRTIVHDLTAIVLILLLFVPFILITPILAIQGKWRSSRKTCYDHTCKATVSLPNVSIERSGPLSALAFALSLDRFSTLFRVISGRLSLIGNAPMAVEEKNSSGSSGPAVTPGYRPAVFSYAEAENWPISGNDAAIVERFYAIHSNPLQDIGLTMKSLINRFHDNTTA; encoded by the coding sequence ATGAAAACGTTGCTCACTATCAGGGAAAACAGCTACGCATGGGTCACAAGCACACTGCAGTGGCGTAAGCCCCTGCTTCTGCCGATCTGCAATAAACCCTTCGTCGAATTTCTCATAGATTTTGCAGTCCTCGCGGGCAGTCGCGATATACGCTTGCTGAGCGACGGGTCACTGCAGGAAGTCGAGCAATACTGCGAAAACGGCAGTCGTTGGGGAGTTCAGATGAGTTACGCACATATAAAAGAGTCGGATGACCTTCAGACTATCTTTGAAAAGAACCGGAGATTCTGTAACGACTCGAGGATCATGGTCATTGACGGCTTCGTGTTCATCGGTTACGACAAGAAGAACGACTATAGCGCTCTTTTCAACGCTATGCCGGACGGAACCGTTGTCTCTTGTGCAGCCGGCAGTATGCGCCTCATCACGGTTTCCGAATCAAACACGGCAAACAACGATGAAGCCCCGGTATCACTCAATCCTATCGACTCCGTTGAAAGCTACTATGACCTTTCCATGCATATTCTCCGGCATGAATCATCCCATTATGTTCTTCCGGGTTATGGAAGTGAAACTGACAGTTATATCGGCAGAAACGTCACGATCAGCAAAAGCGCGGAAATCATCAAACCCGTCAGTATAGGCAACAATGTTCAGATACTTGCAGGATCGGTCATCGGCCCGGGCACCGTCATCGGCAGCAATGTCATTATAGACAGAAAAAGCAGGGCAACGGAAAGCATCGTTCTCGACAACACCTACATTGGCGAGGAACTCGATGTTGAACACAAAATAGCCATCCGCAACACCCTGATCTCTCCGCCAGGAGCTGTATCGATAGCAATGGAAGACCCACATTTACTGACAGGCATAAAAGACACGGCACGTGGTATCGGCAACTTTTTCAGAACCATCGTACATGATCTTACTGCAATCGTACTGATTCTTCTGCTGTTTGTCCCATTCATCCTGATCACGCCGATACTCGCCATACAAGGCAAATGGAGAAGCAGCAGAAAAACCTGCTACGACCATACCTGCAAGGCCACCGTCTCCCTGCCAAACGTCAGCATCGAACGAAGTGGCCCGCTCAGTGCCCTTGCCTTTGCCCTATCTCTCGACCGATTCTCAACGCTTTTCAGGGTGATCAGCGGAAGACTCTCTCTTATCGGCAACGCTCCGATGGCGGTAGAGGAGAAAAACTCTTCCGGCTCTTCCGGCCCTGCCGTCACCCCCGGTTACCGGCCTGCAGTGTTCAGTTACGCCGAAGCGGAAAACTGGCCGATCAGTGGAAACGATGCCGCAATTGTGGAGCGTTTCTACGCAATACACAGCAACCCTTTACAGGATATAGGATTGACAATGAAATCCCTCATTAACAGATTCCATGACAACACGACAGCATGA
- a CDS encoding STAS domain-containing protein produces the protein MIIKETKLNNITIVAPEGTLDASTVSLLNENKALSENSVTVVLDLSHVDFLDSSGLGALVGIARKKREKKADMVLTSMNDNVRKVFEITHAYQLFDVYDDARSAAEHCRTKTASQ, from the coding sequence ATGATTATCAAAGAAACAAAGCTCAACAACATCACTATCGTTGCGCCGGAAGGAACACTCGATGCATCGACAGTCTCACTGCTGAACGAGAACAAGGCGTTATCGGAAAACTCGGTGACCGTTGTACTCGATCTTTCTCATGTTGATTTTCTCGACAGCAGCGGCCTTGGGGCATTGGTAGGAATTGCCCGGAAAAAAAGGGAAAAAAAAGCAGACATGGTACTGACCAGCATGAACGATAACGTCCGGAAAGTTTTTGAAATAACCCACGCTTACCAGCTTTTCGACGTATACGACGATGCCCGGTCGGCTGCTGAGCACTGCAGAACGAAAACAGCAAGTCAATGA
- a CDS encoding ATP-binding protein: MNDSTITLSLPGSIRFTRLASLTASKTAELFLSSMKVSKGTDDFRHAFELSVSEAFTNAARYALPSSHPQPVTISFRFEEKQLTVSVTDSNPAFTIESPVPDIENYPEGGYGLLLIRSLMDTVSCRRENNTNTITMSKQPEIL; this comes from the coding sequence ATGAACGACAGTACCATAACCCTCAGTCTGCCGGGAAGCATCCGCTTCACCCGACTTGCCTCACTCACAGCCTCGAAAACAGCGGAACTGTTTCTCTCGTCCATGAAGGTCTCCAAAGGAACCGATGATTTCCGGCACGCATTCGAACTGTCGGTCAGCGAGGCGTTTACCAATGCCGCCCGTTACGCTTTGCCTTCGTCACACCCGCAGCCGGTCACGATCTCCTTTCGGTTCGAAGAAAAACAGCTCACCGTCTCCGTCACCGACAGCAACCCCGCATTTACCATCGAGTCTCCTGTTCCGGATATCGAAAACTATCCTGAAGGCGGCTACGGGCTGCTGCTTATACGTTCGCTCATGGATACCGTCTCCTGCCGTCGGGAAAACAACACCAATACCATCACGATGTCAAAACAACCGGAAATACTCTAA
- a CDS encoding glycosyltransferase family 2 protein, with amino-acid sequence MVTVVIVSYNTRDILTECLEALFKNSKRIAMEVIVVDNDSHDGSAAMVRERFKNVSLIANSSNLGFAAANNQAFDIAQGNYIILLNPDAYIGPSSLENAIAFMDGKPQCGICGGKIISPEGNLEPSARRFPSPLSKFLTLSGLSARFPKSPFFNRHEFGGFAHDRPLEVDWVPGTFTIIRKSMLDAIGAFDERFYIYYEETDLCLRAKKEGWKVCFIPDAEVLHIGGASSKTRKDMTFDSAASQILTFRMRSEWLYYRKNRGLGAVLASSGVELLWHAIRYTKNLLLPGDNAEKKRAAAAAVIHQITGSLQDTRFGRLSPPTPW; translated from the coding sequence ATGGTCACAGTCGTCATTGTCAGCTACAACACAAGGGATATCCTGACAGAGTGTCTTGAAGCCCTGTTTAAAAACAGTAAAAGAATTGCCATGGAAGTCATCGTCGTCGATAACGACTCCCATGACGGTTCAGCGGCCATGGTCCGGGAACGGTTCAAAAACGTCTCTCTCATCGCAAACTCGAGCAACCTGGGATTTGCAGCCGCGAATAACCAGGCATTCGATATCGCTCAGGGAAATTATATTATCCTCCTCAACCCAGATGCGTATATCGGCCCGTCATCCCTTGAAAACGCCATTGCCTTCATGGACGGCAAGCCGCAATGCGGCATATGCGGGGGTAAAATCATCTCCCCTGAAGGAAACCTCGAACCATCGGCACGCCGATTCCCCTCACCACTCTCAAAATTCCTCACGCTTTCGGGTTTAAGCGCGCGGTTCCCGAAATCACCATTTTTCAACCGGCATGAATTCGGAGGCTTCGCTCATGATCGGCCTCTCGAAGTCGACTGGGTACCAGGAACCTTCACGATCATACGTAAAAGCATGCTCGATGCAATCGGAGCATTCGACGAGCGCTTTTATATCTACTACGAAGAAACCGACCTCTGCCTGAGAGCTAAAAAAGAAGGCTGGAAAGTCTGTTTTATTCCTGACGCCGAAGTCCTCCACATCGGGGGAGCCAGCAGCAAGACAAGAAAAGATATGACATTTGATTCCGCAGCGTCTCAGATTCTCACGTTCAGAATGCGTAGCGAATGGTTGTATTACAGAAAAAATCGGGGGCTCGGTGCAGTACTGGCCAGCTCAGGCGTCGAGCTGCTCTGGCACGCTATCCGCTACACGAAAAATCTTCTCTTGCCTGGCGATAATGCTGAAAAGAAACGGGCAGCGGCTGCGGCGGTGATACACCAGATCACCGGATCGCTTCAGGATACCCGATTCGGTCGTCTCTCACCACCCACACCATGGTAA
- a CDS encoding serine O-acetyltransferase translates to MALFSNIRSDLKTYEGKWGSQGFWVMIVYRFGQWRYSISNRFIRMPFSFFYKLLYKIVQILTGIELPCEVPVGKNFRIDHFGDIIISGYARFGDNCIVRNGVTVGLKNIEEKAAPQIGNNVNIGAGAKLLGNITIGNNVDIGANAVVISSIPDNSIAVGIPAKVIAKKQTLSKPLST, encoded by the coding sequence ATGGCTCTTTTCAGCAACATACGTTCCGACCTTAAAACCTACGAGGGAAAATGGGGCAGTCAAGGCTTCTGGGTCATGATTGTCTACCGTTTCGGCCAATGGCGCTACTCCATCTCAAACAGGTTCATCCGAATGCCGTTTTCCTTTTTTTACAAACTGCTCTACAAAATTGTGCAGATCCTTACCGGCATAGAGCTTCCCTGTGAAGTTCCGGTAGGCAAGAATTTTCGTATAGACCATTTCGGCGACATCATTATCAGCGGATATGCCCGTTTCGGAGACAATTGCATCGTCCGAAACGGTGTGACCGTCGGTCTCAAAAATATCGAAGAAAAAGCCGCTCCGCAGATAGGAAACAATGTCAATATCGGAGCTGGCGCAAAACTGCTCGGCAACATCACGATCGGCAACAATGTCGATATCGGGGCCAACGCCGTCGTTATCTCATCAATCCCTGACAATTCGATAGCGGTTGGCATTCCGGCAAAAGTCATTGCAAAAAAACAAACCCTTTCGAAACCTCTCTCAACATGA
- a CDS encoding polysaccharide biosynthesis/export family protein gives MLQNKTLHHSAFRKRIPDAAMARNHSDMHGSGTLLALLFFFLISCTTISPEETALVPPPESDFNVELPKKTQEFASAEKIAQLSPEKKFQYRLGPGDQINIQVWKRPDLSQKNIVVSPDGLIAVPRIGSINVLNRTPQEIKQIITSKLENLYTRPEVTLRVEKHKNNKAFVLGRVSKPGVVNFPGRGTLLEALALAGGLPYHGKETFLTKCAIIRGKDTVIWIDLQELLQNGNMALNARIKNNDIIFIPEAEDELVYVMGEVITPGAIQLKRTMNVFKAIMLAGGISNHANTEKVFIIRQQNMKGDVIKVNLKNLLEHGDFSQNFALKPNDIVFVSPDGMTKFNYTIEKLIPPLRVLNLITDNAEAFGIMQEIRRELWGQEGFVNTSSD, from the coding sequence ATGCTGCAGAACAAAACTTTACATCATAGCGCTTTCAGGAAAAGAATTCCAGATGCGGCCATGGCTCGAAACCATAGCGATATGCATGGTTCCGGCACCTTACTGGCACTTCTGTTTTTCTTTCTGATATCCTGTACGACCATTTCACCCGAAGAAACAGCGCTCGTTCCTCCCCCTGAATCGGATTTCAATGTAGAACTACCAAAAAAAACACAGGAATTCGCATCCGCTGAAAAAATAGCTCAACTCTCTCCTGAAAAAAAATTCCAGTACCGTCTCGGCCCGGGCGATCAAATCAACATACAGGTGTGGAAAAGGCCCGACTTGTCCCAGAAAAATATCGTCGTCTCACCCGACGGGCTCATAGCTGTTCCGAGAATCGGCAGTATCAACGTTCTCAACCGTACGCCACAGGAAATAAAACAGATAATCACGTCAAAGCTCGAAAACCTCTACACAAGACCGGAAGTGACGCTCAGAGTGGAGAAGCACAAGAACAACAAGGCATTTGTACTGGGTCGGGTCTCTAAACCGGGCGTCGTGAATTTCCCTGGCAGGGGAACACTTCTCGAGGCGCTCGCACTTGCCGGCGGCCTGCCTTACCACGGCAAGGAGACCTTTCTGACGAAATGCGCCATCATCAGGGGAAAAGACACGGTTATCTGGATAGACCTTCAGGAACTTCTCCAGAACGGCAATATGGCCCTGAATGCCCGCATAAAAAACAACGACATCATCTTCATTCCGGAAGCCGAAGACGAGCTGGTTTATGTCATGGGTGAAGTCATTACCCCTGGAGCCATTCAGCTCAAACGTACCATGAATGTTTTCAAGGCGATCATGCTTGCCGGTGGAATCAGCAATCATGCCAATACCGAAAAAGTCTTCATCATCAGACAGCAGAACATGAAAGGTGATGTCATAAAAGTGAACCTTAAAAACCTCCTGGAACATGGCGATTTCAGCCAGAACTTCGCCCTCAAGCCAAACGACATCGTCTTTGTCAGCCCCGACGGTATGACAAAATTCAATTATACGATCGAAAAACTGATACCTCCCCTACGGGTCCTCAACCTCATAACCGACAATGCTGAAGCATTCGGCATCATGCAGGAAATACGCAGAGAATTGTGGGGACAGGAAGGATTTGTAAACACCAGTAGCGACTAA